The DNA window GCCCGGCAACAATGCCGGGCTTCTACTAACACCAACCTATGCTTGATTTTAAACTGGCTGTGGCTCCGCCTCTTCTTTGGTCTTTCGCCTGAGCTGACCGTAAGCCACAAAACCAAGCAACAGCAGAGCCGGAATGAACACCAATTCCTTTGGCGGCCGATCCAATTTCGCCTGAACCGCTTCAATGGTCCAACCAAACTGAATGCCCGCTTTCTCAGCTGGGCTACCGAAATTAACAAAGTCTACGGCCAACGCACCATCAAACTCCGACACTTCAAGCCCCGCTGCGGCCAGCCGCTCCGCTCCGGTTTCCCCCGCGGGCATATCGAGCTGCACGTAGGTGGTTACGTCACTGCCGTCCAGAGACATGCCAGACACTCTGAACACAACCTCTTCGTCTTTCGGTGCCGCTTCAACGTACTCCATGATCGCGGCGCCCTGACGCTCTTCGTGCGGCGGGTAAACGGTGTCCCAAAAGAAACCCGGGCGGAACAGCGCGAAGGTGATCAGCAAAAGAGCAATCGTCTCCCACCAACGAGTGCGGGTAAACCAGTATCCTTGGGTGGCCGCCGAAAACACCAGCATCGCCGTGACCGCGCTCGCAATGGTGACCAGCAGATCAAACCACCCCGTTAGACCGATTAACAGGAGCTGGGTGTTAAAGATAAACATAAACGGCAATATGGCCGTACGAATGTCGTAGGTGAAGCCCTGAACACCCGTACGTATCGGATCCGCCCCTGATATGGCCGCCGCGGCGTAGGCGGCCAACCCCACGGGCGGCGTATCATCCGCCAGTATCCCGAAATAGAACACAAACAAATGTACGGCAATTAGCGGCACTAGCAGGCCATTTTGAGCGCCCAGCGTGACAATAACCGGCGCCATCAAGGTAGACACCACGATGTAATTCGCTGTCGTAGGCAGCCCCATCCCCAATACCAGGCTGATCACGGCCGTGAACATCAGCATCAGCAACAGATTACCACCCGATAAAAACTCCACGAACTGGGTCATTACCAGCCCGATTCCAGTCAAGGTAACCGTACCTACCACAATGCCGGCTGTGGCCGTCGCCACGCCGATGCCAACCATGTTCCGGCCACCGGTGGCAAGGGAATGAAAAAGATCAGAAATACCGCCAGCAAACTCGCCCACCAGACCGCCATGCTTGCGGAAAAACGCTTTCAACGGGCGCTGGGTTATGACGATAAAGATCATAAACAGGGTTGCCCAGAAAGCAGATAGCTGGGGAGAAAAACGCTCAACCGTCAGGCACCAAACCAATACCACAACCGGCAACAAATAATACAAGCCGGTCTTGACCGTTGGCCCCACTTCCGGAAGTTCGCCCATATCCTCATTCGGATCATCCACCTCCAGCTCGGGAAACTTGGTGGCATAACCGATCAGGGCAATATAACTAAGCAACAGAGCTCCACCCAAAACCCAAATTGCCGCAGCACCCAGGTATTCCTTAGTCCAGCCGATGCCGTAATAAACAACAGCCGTCAATGCGAACAGGCCCAGCAAAACCACCACCCAGTTCAGCATACGCTGGGCCAGTGTTGGGCGGTTTAAGCGCTCAATGCCCTGCATTTTCAGCTTGCACGCTTCAAGATGCACGATGTAGACCAGAGCGACGTATGAGATCAATGCCGGAAGAATCGCATGCTTGATTACCTCGAGGTAGGAGATCCCTACGTACTCCACCATCAAAAAGGCTGCCGCACCCATAATTGGCGGCGTTAACTGACCATTGGTGGATGCAGCCACTTCAACAGCGCCCGCCTTCGTAGCAGGAAAGCCAACACGCTTCATCAAAGGGATGGTAAACGTACCCGTCGTCACCACGTTGGCGATCGATGAACCGGAGATAACACCACTAAGACCACTGGAAACCACGGCCGCCTTAGCGGGACCGCCCTTCATGTGGCCGAGCATGGCGTAAGCAACTTTAATGAAATAATTACCCGCGCCTGCGCGCTCCAGCAATGCGCCGAAGAGCACAAACAAGAAGACAAAACTGGTGGAAACGCCCAAAGCAACACCAAAAACACCTTCGGTTCCCAACCATTGATGGGATGCCAACTTATTGAGGCTTACACCTTTGTGAGAGATCACGTCGGGCATGTAGGGGCCAGCCAATGAGTACCCGATAAACACTGCTGCCACGACCGTTAGCGGGAGCCCGAGCGCCCGACGAGTTGCCTCCAACAACAAGGCTAAACCACCTAACGCAACCCAAAGGTCCTGGGTAATCGGCGCCCCGGGACGCTGAGCAAGCTGATCATAGAAAACATAAAGATACGATGCTGCAGCTGCTGCAGCCGCCGCTAAAATCCAATCGTAGATGGGCACTTTGGTGTCGTGCACACCTTTAATCATCGGAAACGCTGAAAACGCCAAAAACACGGCAAAAGCCAAATGGATCGAACGCGCTTCTGTCGAGTTGAGGATGCCGAAATTCAGAATGAACGGAAGTGGTGATGCAATCCAAAGCTGAAACAAAGACCAGCACACTGGAATAATAAAGAGGATTGCCGCCGCGGGCCCGACAAGCGCCCTGCCCCCGGTTTCCGTCTGCAATACCTGTTCTACTTTGGCAGCATCCACACTCGCGCCGGAACCGGAGTCATTCTTTGTCATTGAATGTACCTGTGATGTGCAGATAACTTAATGGGAAACTCAGGGCGAGCAATGCTCGCCCTGATGCGTGCTCAGCCTGTTAGTCGATCAGGCCGGCTTCACGGTAGTACTTAGCAGCACCTGGGTGCAGAGGCGCACTCAGAGCATCAGCAACCATTTCTTCTTTCTTCAGGTTGCCGAACGCAGGGTGCAAACGTTTGAAGCTGTCAAAGTTTTCGAATACCGCTTTAACAACCGCGTAAACAACATCATCAGGTACGTCCGTAGAAGAAACGAACGTGGCAGCCACACCGAAGGTGGTTACGTCTTCATCGGATCCACGGTACATGCCACCCGGAATGGTCGCTTGACGGTAGTATGGATTATCAGCGATCAGCTTTTGGCTGGCCTTATTGTCTACGTTCACAACAACACTGTCACAAGAGGTAGTGGCTTCCTTGATGGCACCCGATGGGTGGCCAACCGTATAGAAGAAAGCGTCAATGTTGCCATCGCACAACGCTTGAGACTGCTCCGCAGCTTTGATTTCAGCGGCCAGAGAGAACTTGTCCATCCCCCAACCCATGGCGTCCATCAGCACTTCAGCTGTTGCGCGCTGACCTGAACCCGGGTTACCTACGGAAACTCGCTTACCTTCCAGATCTTCGAAGTTCTTAATACCGGAACCCTTGCTGGCAATTACGGTAAACGGCTCCGGGTGCAGAGAGAAAACCGCACGAAGCTTCTCGTCTTTGCCAGAATCTTCAAACTGGCTGGTGCCGTTGTATGCGTGGTACTGCCAATCAGACTGAGCCACTGCCAAGTCGAGCTCGCCCGCGCGGATCGCGTTCAGGTTGTATACCGAACCGCCGGTACTCTCCACCGAACAACGAATACCGTGCTCTTTGCGGTCCATGTTAACCAAACGACAGATCGCACCACCTGCCGGGTAATAAACGCCTGTTACGCCACCAGTACCGATCGTCACAAAACGCTGGTCCTGGGCTGAAACAGAAGTGGATGCGGCGCCAAGACTAACGGCGGCAGCGACGGCCATTGCGGACGCTTTAAGTTTCAGTGTCATGTGTACTCTTCCCTTTCTAGGTCATTATTTTCACTCGCCCACTCAGTCCATGGGCAAATCTTTCGCTCGAATTAAAACA is part of the Marinobacter sp. JH2 genome and encodes:
- a CDS encoding TAXI family TRAP transporter solute-binding subunit, giving the protein MTLKLKASAMAVAAAVSLGAASTSVSAQDQRFVTIGTGGVTGVYYPAGGAICRLVNMDRKEHGIRCSVESTGGSVYNLNAIRAGELDLAVAQSDWQYHAYNGTSQFEDSGKDEKLRAVFSLHPEPFTVIASKGSGIKNFEDLEGKRVSVGNPGSGQRATAEVLMDAMGWGMDKFSLAAEIKAAEQSQALCDGNIDAFFYTVGHPSGAIKEATTSCDSVVVNVDNKASQKLIADNPYYRQATIPGGMYRGSDEDVTTFGVAATFVSSTDVPDDVVYAVVKAVFENFDSFKRLHPAFGNLKKEEMVADALSAPLHPGAAKYYREAGLID
- a CDS encoding TRAP transporter permease, coding for MTKNDSGSGASVDAAKVEQVLQTETGGRALVGPAAAILFIIPVCWSLFQLWIASPLPFILNFGILNSTEARSIHLAFAVFLAFSAFPMIKGVHDTKVPIYDWILAAAAAAAASYLYVFYDQLAQRPGAPITQDLWVALGGLALLLEATRRALGLPLTVVAAVFIGYSLAGPYMPDVISHKGVSLNKLASHQWLGTEGVFGVALGVSTSFVFLFVLFGALLERAGAGNYFIKVAYAMLGHMKGGPAKAAVVSSGLSGVISGSSIANVVTTGTFTIPLMKRVGFPATKAGAVEVAASTNGQLTPPIMGAAAFLMVEYVGISYLEVIKHAILPALISYVALVYIVHLEACKLKMQGIERLNRPTLAQRMLNWVVVLLGLFALTAVVYYGIGWTKEYLGAAAIWVLGGALLLSYIALIGYATKFPELEVDDPNEDMGELPEVGPTVKTGLYYLLPVVVLVWCLTVERFSPQLSAFWATLFMIFIVITQRPLKAFFRKHGGLVGEFAGGISDLFHSLATGGRNMVGIGVATATAGIVVGTVTLTGIGLVMTQFVEFLSGGNLLLMLMFTAVISLVLGMGLPTTANYIVVSTLMAPVIVTLGAQNGLLVPLIAVHLFVFYFGILADDTPPVGLAAYAAAAISGADPIRTGVQGFTYDIRTAILPFMFIFNTQLLLIGLTGWFDLLVTIASAVTAMLVFSAATQGYWFTRTRWWETIALLLITFALFRPGFFWDTVYPPHEERQGAAIMEYVEAAPKDEEVVFRVSGMSLDGSDVTTYVQLDMPAGETGAERLAAAGLEVSEFDGALAVDFVNFGSPAEKAGIQFGWTIEAVQAKLDRPPKELVFIPALLLLGFVAYGQLRRKTKEEAEPQPV